The Vreelandella piezotolerans genomic interval CCCCTGGCTGTTTGAGCGTACCCTCGACGGCGAAGCCACACCGGATAAAATGCGCACCCTGCGTCAGCTCGGCGTGCCCTACACCGATGAGGACATCGCCAATGCTACCGCTGACGTACGCGGCACCCAGGAAATCACTGCCCTGGTCGCCTATTTACAACAGTTAGGAACCGTGCTCGAGGGCACACGTTAAGTTATGGATACGGGAACTTTCCGCGGCCTGATCACGCTGATTTTGATCTTCGCTTTTATTGGCATCTTTTTCTGGGCCTACTCGAAGCGACGCAAGCCAGACTTCGACGAAGCGGCTAACCTGCCCTTTGCCGACGATGATGAGCAGCCGACCCGTGACAAGCATGCTTCGACCAAACACGAAGCGGATTCCCGCCACGACAGGGGAGATAAGAATAGATGA includes:
- a CDS encoding cbb3-type cytochrome oxidase subunit 3, whose translation is MDTGTFRGLITLILIFAFIGIFFWAYSKRRKPDFDEAANLPFADDDEQPTRDKHASTKHEADSRHDRGDKNR